A portion of the Pseudorasbora parva isolate DD20220531a chromosome 1, ASM2467924v1, whole genome shotgun sequence genome contains these proteins:
- the LOC137084236 gene encoding uncharacterized protein isoform X2: MSGSERLDRIKDSDFGALMAKHKDLESLQKGEVECKRRKPATIQTKQEAFNNYLRLIYRQPPSIRIELDEIQLWCTEEDEKKGREESNINFTTIIETPSTKKSALPPTPAAKKRREKRYPSPKALRPIKHPTPPLSPPSKSAPPSPPLAPPSPSKQPTFLPPPPPSSYLPEFLGQFVDEHWFQKMFPDMNCISHSLGPKEFGVHLLDFMMSCSMTQKNGIMKALLMLIQQEVLDKESISKGLLVCLQNCIHKNMSREEKHFVGELLNLMLLLSPNSSDTIVELLVMLADKQVDLKALVLCVLQRLGVEEARLWLCPELESWNSLTKDQPNQHGSLRDMASHWLLTWTSKYRVHTGCVFLRTEGVQSAFAPVEVLKYFCSVQRAKQPRPPPPPLPEGRKDTIIVPSGLARLKPIQRLGETYSMSRIREPRGHLLPPLPYRPLLMGFTRFLSLPMAHVTLSPFPFSLDFQNFRRPSLHRYFFLEQSYVEYYR, encoded by the exons ATGTCTGGTTCTGAACGGCTTGACAGGATAAAAGATTCA GACTTTGGGGCACTCATGGCAAAACATAAAGACCTGGAATCCCTACAAAAAGGAGAGGTTGAGTGCAAAAGGAGAAAACCAGCCACCATACAAACCAAACAAGAGGCTTTCAATAATTACCTGCGTCTAATTTACAGGCAACCTCCCAGTATAAGA ATTGAACTAGATGAAATCCAACTCTGGTGTACTGAAGAGGATGAGAAGAAGGGGAGGGAAGAGTCTAACATTAATTTTACAACCATCATAGAGACTCCATCTACAAAGAAGAGCGCTCTTCCACCCACACCAGCAGCAAAGAAACGCAGAGAAAAAAGATACCCT TCACCAAAGGCCCTTCGACCAATAAAGCATCCTACGCCACCTCTGAGTCCACCCTCCAAGTCTGCACCACCTTCACCGCCCCTTGCCCCACCCTCTCCGTCTAAACAACCCACATTCTTGCCTCCTCCACCCCCGTCATCTTATCTGCCAGAGTTCCTCGGACAGTTTGTGGATGAGCATTGGTTTCAAAAGATGTTTCCTGATATGAAT TGTATTTCACATTCTTTAGGCCCCAAGGAATTTGGCGTGCATCTGTTGGACTTCATGATGTCTTGCAGCATGACTCAGAAGAATGGAATCATGAAAGCATTACTCATGTTAATTCAGCAGGAGGTGTTAGACAAAGAATCTATCAGCAAAGGACTGCTGGTTTGCCTGCAAAATTGCATTCACAAAAATATG TCAAGGGAGgaaaagcattttgttggtgaGCTGCTGAATTTGATGTTGTTACTAAGTCCGAACAGTTCCGACACCATTGTGGAGTTACTCGTCATGTTGGCAGATAAACAAGTTGATCTTAA GGCTTTAGTTCTATGTGTATTGCAAAGGTTGGGTGTGGAGGAGGCTAGACTGTGGTTATGTCCAGAATTAGAGTCCTGGAACTCTCTGACGAAGGATCAGCCTAACCAGCATGGTAGTCTTCGAGATATGGCCAGCCACTGGCTGCTTACCTGGACCAGCAAGTACAGG GTGCACACAGGGTGTGTGTTCCTGCGCACTGAAGGAGTACAGAGTGCGTTTGCTCCTGTGGAGGTGCTCAAATATTTCTGCTCTGTACAAAGAGCCAAACAGCCCcgaccaccaccaccacctctACCAGAGGGCAGGAAGGACACCATTATTGTGCCTTCAGGCTTGGCTAG ACTGAAGCCTATTCAGCGTCTAGGAGAGACATACAGTATGTCTAGGATACGAGAGCCTCGAG GACATCTGCTGCCACCATTGCCATATCGACCTTTGCTGATGGGTTTCACTCGGTTCCTCTCTCTACCAATGGCACATGTCACATTATCTCCATTTCCCTTTTCTCTGGATTTTCAGAACTTCAGACGCCCTTCACTGCACAGATACTTCTTCCTGGAACAGTCTTATGTAGAGTATTACAGATAA
- the LOC137084236 gene encoding uncharacterized protein isoform X1 translates to MSGSERLDRIKDSDFGALMAKHKDLESLQKGEVECKRRKPATIQTKQEAFNNYLRLIYRQPPSIRIELDEIQLWCTEEDEKKGREESNINFTTIIETPSTKKSALPPTPAAKKRREKRYPPPKPLPTIRHPTPHVTPSSESAPPSPPLAPPLLTPAPPSPISETPSTQKSPLSPTPATEKLIHPSPKALRPIKHPTPPLSPPSKSAPPSPPLAPPSPSKQPTFLPPPPPSSYLPEFLGQFVDEHWFQKMFPDMNCISHSLGPKEFGVHLLDFMMSCSMTQKNGIMKALLMLIQQEVLDKESISKGLLVCLQNCIHKNMSREEKHFVGELLNLMLLLSPNSSDTIVELLVMLADKQVDLKALVLCVLQRLGVEEARLWLCPELESWNSLTKDQPNQHGSLRDMASHWLLTWTSKYRVHTGCVFLRTEGVQSAFAPVEVLKYFCSVQRAKQPRPPPPPLPEGRKDTIIVPSGLARLKPIQRLGETYSMSRIREPRGHLLPPLPYRPLLMGFTRFLSLPMAHVTLSPFPFSLDFQNFRRPSLHRYFFLEQSYVEYYR, encoded by the exons ATGTCTGGTTCTGAACGGCTTGACAGGATAAAAGATTCA GACTTTGGGGCACTCATGGCAAAACATAAAGACCTGGAATCCCTACAAAAAGGAGAGGTTGAGTGCAAAAGGAGAAAACCAGCCACCATACAAACCAAACAAGAGGCTTTCAATAATTACCTGCGTCTAATTTACAGGCAACCTCCCAGTATAAGA ATTGAACTAGATGAAATCCAACTCTGGTGTACTGAAGAGGATGAGAAGAAGGGGAGGGAAGAGTCTAACATTAATTTTACAACCATCATAGAGACTCCATCTACAAAGAAGAGCGCTCTTCCACCCACACCAGCAGCAAAGAAACGCAGAGAAAAAAGATACCCT CCACCAAAGCCCCTTCCAACAATAAGGCATCCTACACCCCATGTGACTCCATCCTCCGAGTCTGCACCACCTTCACCACCCCTTGCACCACCTTTACTCACCCCTGCACCACCCTCGCCAATCTCAGAGACTCCATCCACACAGAAGAGCCCTCTTTCACCCACACCAGCAACAGAGAAACTCATACACCCT TCACCAAAGGCCCTTCGACCAATAAAGCATCCTACGCCACCTCTGAGTCCACCCTCCAAGTCTGCACCACCTTCACCGCCCCTTGCCCCACCCTCTCCGTCTAAACAACCCACATTCTTGCCTCCTCCACCCCCGTCATCTTATCTGCCAGAGTTCCTCGGACAGTTTGTGGATGAGCATTGGTTTCAAAAGATGTTTCCTGATATGAAT TGTATTTCACATTCTTTAGGCCCCAAGGAATTTGGCGTGCATCTGTTGGACTTCATGATGTCTTGCAGCATGACTCAGAAGAATGGAATCATGAAAGCATTACTCATGTTAATTCAGCAGGAGGTGTTAGACAAAGAATCTATCAGCAAAGGACTGCTGGTTTGCCTGCAAAATTGCATTCACAAAAATATG TCAAGGGAGgaaaagcattttgttggtgaGCTGCTGAATTTGATGTTGTTACTAAGTCCGAACAGTTCCGACACCATTGTGGAGTTACTCGTCATGTTGGCAGATAAACAAGTTGATCTTAA GGCTTTAGTTCTATGTGTATTGCAAAGGTTGGGTGTGGAGGAGGCTAGACTGTGGTTATGTCCAGAATTAGAGTCCTGGAACTCTCTGACGAAGGATCAGCCTAACCAGCATGGTAGTCTTCGAGATATGGCCAGCCACTGGCTGCTTACCTGGACCAGCAAGTACAGG GTGCACACAGGGTGTGTGTTCCTGCGCACTGAAGGAGTACAGAGTGCGTTTGCTCCTGTGGAGGTGCTCAAATATTTCTGCTCTGTACAAAGAGCCAAACAGCCCcgaccaccaccaccacctctACCAGAGGGCAGGAAGGACACCATTATTGTGCCTTCAGGCTTGGCTAG ACTGAAGCCTATTCAGCGTCTAGGAGAGACATACAGTATGTCTAGGATACGAGAGCCTCGAG GACATCTGCTGCCACCATTGCCATATCGACCTTTGCTGATGGGTTTCACTCGGTTCCTCTCTCTACCAATGGCACATGTCACATTATCTCCATTTCCCTTTTCTCTGGATTTTCAGAACTTCAGACGCCCTTCACTGCACAGATACTTCTTCCTGGAACAGTCTTATGTAGAGTATTACAGATAA
- the LOC137084242 gene encoding leucine-rich repeat-containing protein 14-like: MVLSLVNLCAREVVSDHSSSPYWLSCVPRELYRALLDAAFTHRRRLAIVELVQWWPERTLTIGSGRKEGQCPPNHLCVQALLLAVVRGLTDKRCCLQVLDLSGLQCMNGRVEDSMGGWSLTDALCSMVLQARAAASRTHRRDGERERKRGLEAERDRGAVKRDRGTVGCGNNGEGSYGAAHRVEGVGKMECTTNEQTLPELESVKGVGRRMEIQRRKISSEVKSNTSSNNGSLCDQDWDEVASVHVRADLFINSRSWERVRDALSHLGKLQLHCRYLRVKELSAPSIVSLLGMLPLRDLLSVDICNSSLGVSGLAMLLPLLAPFPQLHSLRLHYCNLDLQRTQAGQQGALQDMSKGLGSLKRLKRLCLTALRLPGHLRLLLSSLSQPLEFLELPYLCLTSTDLAYLSCSQHASFLRELDLSENRLDESSLPSLHRLLGQAESSMSQLSLCGCGLSDSLLGALLPSLSCCRALRSLRLALNPLSRTGLLSLARTAAGIPSLRLLLYPNPLEEYEPGLPALPSRAQLLDWPLLEEPESRDLTMRLLDEVLSLRGRSRDLLVTSDLLKYSPDLTVDD; this comes from the exons ATGGTTCTGTCGTTGGTGAACCTGTGCGCCCGGGAGGTAGTGAGCGACCACAGCTCTTCGCCGTATTGGTTAAGTTGTGTGCCGAGGGAGCTCTACCGAGCGCTACTGGATGCCGCCTTCACCCACCGCCGTCGTCTAGCCATCGTTGAGCTCGTCCAGTGGTGGCCTGAGCGAACACTGACTATAGGCAGCGGCAGAAAAGAGGGCCAGTGCCCTCCGAACCACCTCTGCGTTCAGGCTCTACTTCTGGCTGTGGTCAGGGGACTGACAGACAAGAG GTGTTGCCTGCAGGTGCTGGATCTCAGTGGACTTCAGTGTATGAATGGGAGAGTTGAAGACTCAATGGGTGGATGGTCCCTCACTGATGCCCTCTGCTCAATGGTGCTACAAGCTCGAGCTGCTGCCTCCAGGACTCACAGGAGAGATGGTGAAAGAGAGCGAAAAAGAGGGCTGGAAGCAGAGCGCGACCGGGGCGCTGTCAAACGAGACCGGGGCACTGTAGGGTGCGGGAATAATGGGGAAGGGAGTTATGGAGCAGCACACAGAGTGGAAGGAGTAGGGAAGATGGAGTGCACAACTAATGAGCAAACGTTACCAGAACTTGAGTCAGTGAAGGGTGTCGGGAGGAGGATGGAGATCCAAAGGAGGAAGATTTCTTCTGAGGTTAAATCGAACACTAGCAGTAATAACGGTAGTTTATGTGACCAAGATTGGGACGAGGTAGCTTCGGTTCATGTCAGGGCTGACTTATTTATCAATTCCCGTTCCTGGGAGCGTGTCCGTGATGCCCTTAGTCATTTGGGCAAATTGCAACTCCACTGCCGCTACCTTCGCGTGAAGGAACTCTCAGCACCCTCTATAGTTTCCTTATTGGGTATGTTGCCTCTGAGGGATCTCCTCAGTGTGGACATCTGCAACTCCAGCCTTGGGGTGTCGGGCCTGGCTATGCTACTTCCACTGTTAGCTCCCTTCCCTCAGCTTCACTCTCTCAGACTGCATTACTGTAACTTGGACTTGCAACGCACACAGGCTGGCCAGCAGGGGGCACTACAGGACATGTCTAAAGGACTGGGTTCACTAAAGAGACTAAAGAGATTATGCCTGACTGCACTCCGACTTCCAGGACACCTGCGCTTGCTGCTCAG CTCTCTTTCCCAGCCTCTGGAGTTTCTGGAGCTGCCATACCTGTGCCTGACCTCCACTGACCTGGCCTACCTCTCCTGCAGTCAGCATGCTTCCTTCCTGAGAGAACTTGACCTGAGTGAGAACCGGCTTGATGAATCATCCCTGCCCTCTCTGCACCGTCTCTTAGGCCAAGCTGAAAGCTCCATGTCTCAGCTTTCACTTTGTGGTTGTGGCCTCTCAGACTCTCTCCTGGGAGCTCTTCTCCCCTCCTTGTCCTGCTGTCGGGCTTTGCGTAGCTTAAGACTGGCCTTAAACCCACTATCTAGGACGGGACTTCTTTCCCTGGCCCGTACAGCAGCAGGTATTCCTTCTCTCCGTCTGCTGCTCTATCCTAATCCACTAGAGGAATATGAGCCTGGTCTGCCTGCTCTCCCCTCCAGAGCTCAGCTGCTGGACTGGCCTCTACTAGAGGAGCCTGAGAGCAGGGACTTGACGATGAGGTTGCTAGATGAGGTTCTGAGCTTGAGAGGACGTTCCCGGGACCTTCTTGTGACCTCTGACCTTCTGAAATATAGCCCAGACTTGACCGTGGATGATTAG